A part of Halictus rubicundus isolate RS-2024b chromosome 4, iyHalRubi1_principal, whole genome shotgun sequence genomic DNA contains:
- the LOC143353619 gene encoding PITH domain-containing protein GA19395 — protein sequence MAHHCNCGEAHEEGDLGVQYNLYEKIDTQNIECLNECEEGSGATVFKPWEDRLDKSKYVESDADTEVNELLFNIPFTGNIKLKGLIVIGGEDDLHPNKVSLYKNRPHMTFDNIVQPEQEFELCVDNYGVHQYFPKVVKFSSVNHLSLHFTGREGQEKIKIYYIGLKGEWTPAHNHGVTICTYELLPQKSEQLKDHRDVDRAVS from the exons ATGGCACATCACTGTAATTGTGGAGAAGCGCACGAGGAAGGAGACTTGGGTGTACAGTACaatttatatgaaaaaattgataCACAAAATATTGAATGTTTAAATGAATGCGAAGAAGGAAGCGGTGCTACTGTCTTTAAACCATGGGAGGACAGACTAGATAAAAGCAAA TATGTAGAAAGTGATGCTGACACTGAAGTTAATGAACTGTTATTTAACATTCC TTTCACAggtaatataaaattaaaaggtCTCATTGTTATTGGAGGTGAAGATGACCTTCACCCAAACAAAGTGAGTTT ATATAAAAATCGGCCACATATGACATTTGATAACATTGTACAACCTGAACAAGAATTTGAACTTTGTGTAGACAATTATGGGGTACACCAGTACTTTCCAAA GGTGGTTAAATTTTCATCAGTAAATCACTTGAGTTTACACTTTACTGGGCGTGAAGGACAggaaaaaataaagatttattataTTGGGTTGAAAGGGGAATGGACACCTGCTCATAATCATGGAGTTACCATATGCACTTATGAATTATTGCCACAGAAAAGTGAACAACTGAAAGACCATAGAGACGTAGACAGAGCAGTTAGTTGA